One Actinosynnema pretiosum DNA segment encodes these proteins:
- a CDS encoding SAM-dependent methyltransferase, which produces MQQATHPLTAGEAAAERERGTARDGLARTARASRPAALAGTAAARTPEPVAGRLDRPAPVGSALEIGCGAGGPTPTTAARVPALHRARTACAGMSTADFPRASVRQVPLRKSGVAVRAWALTHGPDEDGPAEACRRIAAPAHHPAPVERERARVPVGRRSRPRRLAGHPEPPAARLVERSEPGERA; this is translated from the coding sequence ATGCAGCAGGCAACACACCCGCTCACGGCAGGGGAGGCCGCCGCCGAGCGGGAGCGCGGGACCGCCCGCGACGGGCTGGCCCGCACGGCGCGCGCCTCCCGGCCCGCCGCGCTCGCCGGGACCGCCGCCGCGCGCACCCCCGAGCCCGTCGCCGGGCGCCTGGACCGGCCCGCCCCGGTCGGCTCCGCGCTGGAGATCGGTTGCGGCGCGGGCGGTCCGACCCCGACCACCGCCGCGCGCGTGCCTGCGCTGCACCGGGCTCGCACCGCGTGCGCCGGGATGTCCACAGCGGACTTCCCTCGCGCGTCGGTCCGGCAGGTGCCGCTGCGGAAGTCCGGCGTCGCGGTGCGCGCGTGGGCGCTCACGCACGGGCCGGACGAGGACGGGCCCGCCGAGGCGTGCCGCCGGATCGCCGCCCCCGCCCACCACCCGGCGCCGGTCGAGCGCGAGCGGGCGCGCGTCCCCGTCGGCCGCCGCTCCCGGCCCCGCCGCCTCGCGGGCCACCCGGAGCCGCCCGCCGCGCGGCTGGTGGAGCGGTCCGAGCCGGGGGAGCGGGCGTGA
- a CDS encoding UbiA family prenyltransferase, with protein MSGARTRAEDALGATQPLGTATQPVDLSEITAVTPAVVDPPAHHPAHHHPAPGWPAHGRPALDVTQPVGRRIGSAQRMPAVTGRVPLAAYARLAKPDAVDHHLGVLLAWTLLAPALRLDGRVLATTTAFLLGGVLVIAASVALDDLAGFRDGSDATNCGPDRAQRKRARKPLVTGALTERQVIGFAQVTGAAGVALWTAAVLMAPHSPPWVVLLIAVTCLGSLQCSWGVRLGYRGFQELLVAGVGWALVLAPHGLAAGEVDGFALVQALLFGMGPLLVAVYSNTDDVAGDRAVGRPTVAALTTPSGNALFVMGLTTAEMALMVVAPVVGAPWWFLAAMTPTFCLRVAQLRTGFGRGDVPRARTLGARTHRVTTAVLLVVNLVVR; from the coding sequence GTGAGCGGCGCGCGCACCCGCGCCGAGGACGCGCTGGGCGCCACCCAGCCGCTCGGCACGGCGACCCAGCCCGTCGACCTGTCCGAGATCACCGCCGTCACCCCCGCCGTGGTGGACCCGCCCGCGCACCACCCCGCGCACCACCACCCCGCGCCCGGCTGGCCCGCGCACGGCCGACCCGCGCTCGACGTGACGCAGCCCGTCGGGCGCCGGATCGGCTCCGCGCAGCGGATGCCCGCCGTCACCGGCCGCGTCCCGCTCGCCGCCTACGCCCGGCTCGCCAAGCCCGACGCCGTCGACCACCACCTCGGCGTCCTGCTGGCCTGGACGCTGCTCGCGCCCGCGCTGCGCCTGGACGGCCGCGTGCTGGCCACCACCACCGCGTTCCTGCTCGGCGGGGTGCTCGTCATCGCCGCCTCGGTCGCCCTGGACGACCTCGCCGGGTTCCGCGACGGCAGCGACGCCACCAACTGCGGCCCGGACCGCGCCCAGCGCAAGCGCGCCCGCAAGCCGCTCGTCACGGGCGCGCTCACCGAGCGCCAGGTGATCGGCTTCGCCCAGGTCACCGGCGCGGCCGGGGTCGCGCTGTGGACCGCCGCGGTCCTGATGGCCCCGCACAGCCCGCCGTGGGTGGTCCTCCTGATCGCGGTCACCTGCCTCGGCTCGCTCCAGTGCTCCTGGGGCGTCAGGCTCGGCTACCGCGGGTTCCAGGAGCTCCTCGTCGCCGGGGTCGGCTGGGCCCTCGTGCTCGCCCCCCACGGGCTCGCGGCAGGCGAGGTCGACGGGTTCGCGCTCGTGCAGGCCCTGCTGTTCGGCATGGGGCCGCTGCTGGTCGCCGTCTACTCCAACACCGACGACGTCGCGGGCGACCGCGCGGTGGGCCGCCCGACCGTGGCCGCGCTGACCACCCCGAGCGGCAACGCCCTGTTCGTCATGGGCCTGACCACCGCCGAGATGGCGCTGATGGTCGTCGCGCCGGTCGTCGGCGCGCCCTGGTGGTTCCTGGCGGCGATGACGCCCACGTTCTGCCTGCGCGTGGCGCAGCTGCGGACCGGGTTCGGCCGGGGCGACGTCCCGCGCGCCCGGACGCTCGGCGCGCGCACCCACCGGGTCACCACCGCCGTGCTGCTCGTGGTCAACCTGGTGGTGCGGTGA